A region from the Nocardioides exalbidus genome encodes:
- a CDS encoding helix-turn-helix domain-containing protein, translated as MVALDAEVAAALRGRLAEVADNVVLAIIDEVPSYAGALTGRMGEVIRNAVQLALGGFLTLATRQGLEAPRATAMEGAYQLGRGEARSGRTAEALLAAYRVGARKSWHDMADTAVRAGIDAGQLASFAELVFAYIDELSAASVAGHTDELESSGRVRQRNLERLARALLNGAPADAVNAAAERADWEPPGALTAVVLPESQVSHALTALDSRTLQPTDEVPGLPEGHASLLVPSTGSATSRRTLLRALRGTDAVVGPGTPWLEVAGSHRRALRCSALGLSGLVDSDDHLAALVLAADADARAELRARVLAPLADLRPSTAEKLTDTLRSWLLNHGRRDAVAEELFVHAQTVRYRVQQLREIYGDRLEDPAFVLDATLALA; from the coding sequence GTGGTGGCCCTTGACGCCGAGGTGGCCGCCGCGTTGCGCGGGCGCCTGGCCGAGGTCGCCGACAACGTCGTGCTCGCGATCATCGACGAGGTGCCGAGCTATGCCGGGGCGCTGACCGGGCGGATGGGCGAGGTCATCCGCAACGCCGTGCAGCTCGCCCTCGGTGGCTTCCTGACGCTGGCCACCCGCCAGGGCCTCGAGGCGCCCCGCGCCACGGCGATGGAGGGCGCCTACCAGCTCGGCCGCGGCGAGGCCCGCAGCGGTCGCACTGCCGAGGCACTGCTCGCGGCCTACCGGGTCGGCGCCCGGAAGTCGTGGCACGACATGGCCGACACGGCCGTCCGGGCGGGCATCGACGCCGGCCAGCTGGCCAGCTTCGCCGAGCTGGTGTTCGCCTACATCGACGAGCTGTCCGCGGCCTCGGTCGCCGGGCACACCGACGAGCTCGAGAGCAGCGGTCGCGTGCGGCAGCGCAACCTCGAGCGGCTCGCCCGCGCGCTGCTCAACGGCGCCCCGGCCGACGCGGTCAACGCCGCCGCCGAGCGCGCCGACTGGGAGCCGCCCGGCGCGCTGACCGCGGTGGTGCTGCCCGAGTCGCAGGTCTCCCACGCCCTGACCGCCCTGGACTCCCGCACGCTCCAGCCGACCGACGAGGTGCCCGGCCTGCCCGAGGGACACGCGTCGCTGCTCGTGCCCTCGACCGGGTCGGCCACCTCACGCCGTACGTTGCTCCGGGCCCTGCGCGGCACCGACGCCGTCGTCGGGCCCGGCACCCCCTGGCTGGAGGTGGCCGGCTCGCACCGGCGCGCCCTCCGCTGCTCCGCCCTGGGGCTCAGCGGCCTGGTCGACTCCGACGACCACCTCGCCGCGCTCGTGCTCGCCGCCGACGCCGACGCGCGCGCCGAGCTCCGCGCGCGCGTGCTCGCGCCGCTCGCCGACCTGCGGCCCTCGACCGCCGAGAAGCTCACCGACACCCTCCGCAGCTGGCTGCTGAACCACGGTCGCCGCGACGCCGTCGCCGAGGAGCTCTTCGTGCACGCCCAGACCGTGC